TGCGCCCCGAGGACGTCGCGCTGCCCGCCAACGCCACGGCGGCGGTCGACTGCACCGAGGAGCACACCGCCCAGACCTACGCGGTCGGCACCCTGCCCGCCTCGCTGGAGGACGCGACGTACGACTCGACCGAGCTCGGGACCTGGGCCTACCAGACCTGCTCCCAGGGCTTGATGAGCTTCCTCGGCGCCGACGAGTCGTCGGTGATGCGCACGATCGTGACGTGGGCCTGGTTCCGCCCGTCGGAGGCCGCGTGGGACGACGGCGCGCGGTGGTACCGCTGCGACGTCGTCGGCGGTGGCGGCGAGGGCGTGGACTACCAGCCGCTGCCCAAGACCGCCGAGGGCCTGCTGATGGGCCTGCCGCCCGACGAGTGGATGGTCTGCGCCGACGGGCCGGCCGTGGTCGGCTCCCCCAAGGTGCCCTGCTCCGAGGAGCACACCTGGCGCGCGGTCACCACGATCAAGGTCGGCGAGCCGGACGACGAGTACCCCGGCGACCGGCTCGTCGAGGTGACCACCCGCGACTTCTGCTCCGACTCCGTCGCCGCCTGGTTGGGCTACCCCCTCGAGTACGACTTCGGCTTCACGTGGTTCAAGGAGGCCGAGTGGGAGGTCGGCAACCGGCGCTCGGTCTGCTGGGCTCGCACCTCGTCGTGACCCGACGGCTCCCGCGTGTGCTCCTGGCCACCGCGTGCCTGGTCGTGGCCGGCTGCTCCGGAGGGGCGTCCTCGTCCTCGGAACCCGGCCCCGGCACGCCGCCACCGGTCGCCACCGCATCGTCCACGCCGTCCCCGGCCCCCTCGCCCGAGGTCGCGGACGTGCCGCCGCCCCCGACCGCCACCTGCTACCGCCTGTCGTACGACGACGCACTGGCGCCCACGTCCGACTCGCGGCCGGTGGCGTGCTCGAGCCGCCACACCAGCGTGACCTTCGAGTCGGGCCGGCTCGAGGAGCTCGTCGGGCGGCGCGTGCGGGCCGTGGACTCGCGACGGGTGCAGACGGCCGTCGCGCAGCGGTGCCCCGCGGCGCTGGGCGACTTCCTCGGCGGCGGGGTCGACGCGCTGCGGCTGAGCATGCTGCGCAGCGTGTGGTTCACCCCCACCCTCGAGGAGTTCGACCGGGGCGCCTCCTGGTACCGCTGCGACGTGGTCGCCCCGGCGGGAGCCGAGGAGCTCGCCGGGCTCACCCCGCCCATGAGGGGCACGCTCGCCACCGCGGCCGGACAGGACCGCTACGGCATGTGCGGCACCGCCGAGCCCGGCACCCCTCGCTTCTCCCGGGTCCTGTGCTCGGCTCCGCACGAGTGGCGTGCGGTCGAGGTCGTCGACCTCGGCACCGGCACTTACCCCGGCGCCGACACCGCCCGCGACCGCGGCCAGGAGCCCTGCGTCGCGGCCGGTCGCTCCGCCGCCGCCGACCCCCTCGACTTCAGTTGGGGCTACGAGTGGCCCAGCCGTGACCAGTGGGACGCCGGCCAGCACCACGGCCTCTGCTGGGTCCCCCGCTGACCCGGCGCGAGGTGGGGGCTGGTGGTCAGAAGCCGAGCTTGCGGAGCTGGCGGGGGTCGCGCTGCCAGTCCTTGGCGATCTTGACCCGCAGGTCGAGGTAGACCGGGGTGCCCATGAGGGCCTCGATCTGGACGCGGGCATCGGTGCCGACCTTGCGCAGGCGCGAACCCTTGTGGCCGATCATGATGCCCTTCTGGGAATCGCGCTCGACGTAGACGTTCGCGTGGATGTCGAGCAGCGCCTTGTCCTCGCTGCGGCCCTCGCGCAGGCCCATCTCCTCGACGACCACGGCGATGGAGTGCGGCAGCTCGTCGCGCACGCCCTCGAGCGCGGCCTCGCGGATGAGCTCGGCCACGATCGCCTCCTCGGGGGCGTCGCTGAGCTCGCCGTCGGGGTAGAGCTGCGGGCCCTCCGGCAGCAGCCCGACCAGCAGGTCCTCGAGCAGCGACACCTGGCTGCCGGACTGGGCGGAGACCGGGACGATCTCGGCCCACTCGATGCCGGTCTCGGCGCCGAGCGCCTGGATGTCGAGCAGGTGCTGCCCGATCTGCTCCTGGGTGGCGAGGTCGGTCTTGGTGGCGATCGCGACCTTGATGGTGCGCTTGACCTTGGCCATCTCGGTGACGATGAACCGGTCGCCGGGCCCGACCTTCTCGTTGGCGGGGAAGCACACCGCGACCACGTCGACCTCGGCCAGCGTGGTCTTCACCAGGTCGTTGAGCCGCTCGCCGAGCAGCGTGCGCGGACGGTGCAGCCCGGGGGTGTCGACCAGGATCAGCTGGGCGTCGGGGCGGTGCACGATGCCACGCACCACGGTGCGGGTCGTCTGCGGCTTCGAGCTGGTGATGACCACCTTGCTGCCCACCAGCGCGTTGGTGAGCGTGGACTTGCCCGCGTTGGGCCGGCCCACGAACGACGCGAACCCGCTCTTGTGCCCCGGTGCTGCGTTCATGTGTCGTCCCTCGCTGCGTCGTAGTCGGCCCAGATCTCTTCGTCGGACTTGCCGGCGGCCTTGCCGGCCCGCCAGATCGGTCCCGGGTCCACGGCGCGAGGCTGCCGCTCGGCGCCGCCTCGCCAGTAGCCCATCACGTCGTACGCCGTGCTCGGCAGCCGGCGCTCCCGCATCAGGTGCTTGCGGATCGCCCGCATCTGCGAGGACTCCCCCGCCATCCAGAAGTAGCCCTCGCCCTCGGGCCAGACCAGGTCGCCCACGACCTCCGCGAGCGACGACTGGCCGTCGCCGGGCTGGGCCGACCAGGTGACGTCGGTGTCGTCGGGCAGGTAGCCGGGCATCCGGTCGGGCACCTCGGCCCAGACCCGGGTCGGCAGGTCGACGTCCTCGCGGATGCGCGCCATCGCCGGCATCGCGGTCAGGTCGCCGACCAGCATCAGCCAGCGGGCCCCGGCGGGCAGCGTGAACGACCCCTTGGGCTCGGTGACGACGACCGTCTGGCCGACCACGTCGGGGAGCTGGGTCCACTCGGTGACCAGGCCGACGTCGTGCACGACGACGTCGAGCACGAGCTCGCCGCCGGAGAAGGAGCGCACGGTGTAGTACCGGCTCTGGAACTGCCCGGGCACGACCAGGCCGACCCACTCGTCGGGCACGCCGGTGCTGCGGAAGTCCACCAGGCCGGGACCGCCGAGCACGAGCCGCACCAGGTGGTCGGTGAGCTGCTCGCGGCGCAGGACCTGCGCGTCGTACGTCGTCGCCCGGGTGCTCACCCCGCGAGGCTACTCACCACGAGGGACGCAGGGGGAATCCGTCGTCGCCGTCCGCGCCGGTGCGCACCGCCAGCACCTGGTGCAGCTGGATCTCGTTGCGCTCGAAACCCAGCCGCGACCCGGCCATGTAGAGCCCCCACACCCGTGCGGTGGCCTCGCCGACCTCCTCGACGCAGGCGTCCCAGTGCTCGACCAGGTTGGCGCACCAGTCGCGCAGGGTCAGCGCGTAGTGGCGGCGCAGGTTCTCCTCGTGCACGACCTCGAGCCCGGCGTCCTGCGCCCGCGAGATGATCGTGCCCGAGCCGGTCAGCTCGCCGTCGGGGAACACGTACCGGTCGATGAACGCGCCGGTCTCGCGGGGCACGTTGTCGGGCCGGTTGATGCAGTGGTTGAGCAGCCGGCCCCCGTCGCGCAGGTGGTCGCGCACGAATCCGAAGTAGGACGGGTAGTTCTTGACCCCGACGTGCTCGGTCAGCCCGATCGAGCTGACCGCGTCGAAGCCGGTCTCCGACACCTCCCGGTAGTCGCTGTGGCGCACCTCGACCAGGTCCGTGAGTCCGTCGGCGGCCACCGCGTCGCGCGCGTACGCCGCCTGCTCGCGGCTCAGCGTCACGCCCAACGCCCGCACGCCGTAGTGCTGCGCGGCGTGCCGCACCATCCCGCCCCAGCCGCAGCCCAGGTCGAGCAGCCGCATGCCCGGCTCGAGGCCGAGCTTGCGGCAGACCAGGTCGAACTTCTCGGTCTGCGCCTGCTCGAGCGTCGCGTCCGGCTCCGGGTAGACCGCGCAGGTGTAGGCCATCGAGGGACCCAGGACGTGGCGGTAGAAGGCGTTGGAGACGTCGTAGTGGTGGGAGATCACCCCGGCGTCGCGGGTCAGCGAGTGCCGCACGCCCTCGACCACCCGCCGCCAGCGCGGCAGGTGCTCCTGCGGCGGGGGCGGCGGCGGCTTGAGGTTGGCCAGACCCAGCCCGCGGAGCAGGCTGACGGCCTCCCCGACCGAGGGCGCGCGGAAGCGCAGGTTGTTCTGCAGCAGCGTCATGGCCTCGTAGGGGTCACCCGGGTGCACGCCGTCGAGGCGCAGGTCCCCGCTGACGTAGGCGCGGGCCATGCCCAGGTCGCCCGGAGCGGTGAGCAGGTAGGCCAGGCCGCGCTGGTCGAGCAGCCGCAGGGTGATGTCGGCGTCGGTCGGGCCGGCCGACGAGCCGTCGTACGCCTCGAAGCGCACGGGCATGCCCTCGCGCATGAGCGAGGCCACCGCATCGCCGATGGTGATCGTGGAGGTCACTGTCGCCGCACCGCCTTGTCGTAGAGCGAGGTGAGCCGGTCGTCGGGGTCGTGGGCGGCCTTGACGGCCGCCAGCTGTGCGCCGTCGTAGAGCCGGTCGAAGGTGTCGCGGTCGTAGAACGCCTCGGAGTAGAGCGACTTGTGCCCGCCGAGCGCGTGCACCTGCTGCTCGATGGCGCGGTTGGTCGGGCCGTCGGACGCGTCCGGACCCACGTGCACGGTGCCCCAGAAGCCGATGTTGACGTAGGTCTCGCCGGGGGCGAGCGGGTACGTCGGCCAGTCGCGCCGGGCGACGAGGGGGCACAGCCACACCGGGCGCATGCCGACGTGCTCGTCGAACCAGGCGAGGAACTCGGGCAGCCGGGCCAGGGGCACCTCGACGTCCTGGATCACCCGCTCGCGCTGCGGACGCCCGGCCCGACGGTCCAGCCGGTCGACCAGCCCGAGACGGGCGTCCAGCCCGACCAGGCGGCGGAAGACGTCGGAGCGGCGCCACCGCCGGGGCCACACCCGACGCACCAGCGGGTGCTGGGCGCCGAACGCCGCCGAGCACCAGAACCAGTCGGTGTCCCAGCGCCAGAGGTAGTCGGCCATGGTGAGCAGGTCCTCGGAGCGCTCCCTGATCGAGCGGTAGTAGACCTGCTGCCCGGTGTAGTCCGAGGTCGGGGCGTCGGTGGGCTCCACCCAGGTGGCCAGGGTGAGGTAGTGCTCCCCCGGCGCGAAGGCGACGCCGTCGAGGCCGTCGACGCGGGTGCCCTCCCACTCGCCCTCCGCGGTGATCCGCGCGATGGCCTCGACCAGGCGGGCCGGGTCGTCGAGGCGGACGTGGCGCAGCGCCACGCGGCCGGGCGCCCGCTCGAGCTCGATGCGCAGCCGCGTCGCGTAGCCCAGCGAGCCGTAGGAGTTCGGGAAGGCGTCGAAGAGCGGGTCGCCGGGGCGGGTCGTGACGACGTCACCGGCGCCGGTGAGCACGTCCATCTCCAGCACCGACTCGTGCGGCAGCCCGTGCCGGAAGCTCGTGGACTCGATGCCCAGCCCGGTGACCGCCCCGCCCAGGGTGATGGTGCGCAGCTGCGGCACCACCAGTGGGACCAGGTCGTGCACGAGGGTCGCCTCGACGAGGTCCTCGTAGGTGCACATGCCCTGCACCTGCGCCGTGCGCGCCACCGGGTCGACCTCGAGGACCCCGGTCAGGCCGCTGACGTCCAGCCCCGGACCGGTGCGGGCGGTGCGGGGGCGGAAGAGGTTCGAGGTCGTCTTGGCCAGCCGCACCGGCGAACCCGCCGGGATGGCGGCGTACGACGCCCGGAGCCGTTCGACGGCTCCTGCATGTGCTGACCGGGTGCTGCTCGCCACCTCGACCAATCTACGCCTGGGTGGGGCCGTGTGGTGCCCGACACGGTAGACAGGGGGCGTGATGTGGCAGCGGACCGGCGCGCTCCTGGGCGCAGCCCACCCCGGGCCGGCCCTGGCCGTGACCGTGCTCGCGGGGCTGCTGGCGCTGCCCGCCGACCTGCAGGCCGGCACCGCGGCGCTCGTGGTGGCCGCGGTGCTGACCGGCCAGCTGTCGATCGGCTGGTCCAACGACCTGATCGACGTACGCCGCGACCGCGCGGTCGGTCGCACCGACAAGCCGCTGGCCACCGGGGAGCTGCCGCTGCGGCTGGTGCAGTGGTGCTGCGGCGCGG
This Nocardioides dokdonensis FR1436 DNA region includes the following protein-coding sequences:
- a CDS encoding septum formation family protein yields the protein MRHLSRTTALAGALALLLSACTGSAGSGDARGPSATQGRNVDPAQVDSTEVPELGQCRNLRPEDVALPANATAAVDCTEEHTAQTYAVGTLPASLEDATYDSTELGTWAYQTCSQGLMSFLGADESSVMRTIVTWAWFRPSEAAWDDGARWYRCDVVGGGGEGVDYQPLPKTAEGLLMGLPPDEWMVCADGPAVVGSPKVPCSEEHTWRAVTTIKVGEPDDEYPGDRLVEVTTRDFCSDSVAAWLGYPLEYDFGFTWFKEAEWEVGNRRSVCWARTSS
- a CDS encoding septum formation family protein produces the protein MGGRQPALGLLGSHLVVTRRLPRVLLATACLVVAGCSGGASSSSEPGPGTPPPVATASSTPSPAPSPEVADVPPPPTATCYRLSYDDALAPTSDSRPVACSSRHTSVTFESGRLEELVGRRVRAVDSRRVQTAVAQRCPAALGDFLGGGVDALRLSMLRSVWFTPTLEEFDRGASWYRCDVVAPAGAEELAGLTPPMRGTLATAAGQDRYGMCGTAEPGTPRFSRVLCSAPHEWRAVEVVDLGTGTYPGADTARDRGQEPCVAAGRSAAADPLDFSWGYEWPSRDQWDAGQHHGLCWVPR
- the era gene encoding GTPase Era yields the protein MNAAPGHKSGFASFVGRPNAGKSTLTNALVGSKVVITSSKPQTTRTVVRGIVHRPDAQLILVDTPGLHRPRTLLGERLNDLVKTTLAEVDVVAVCFPANEKVGPGDRFIVTEMAKVKRTIKVAIATKTDLATQEQIGQHLLDIQALGAETGIEWAEIVPVSAQSGSQVSLLEDLLVGLLPEGPQLYPDGELSDAPEEAIVAELIREAALEGVRDELPHSIAVVVEEMGLREGRSEDKALLDIHANVYVERDSQKGIMIGHKGSRLRKVGTDARVQIEALMGTPVYLDLRVKIAKDWQRDPRQLRKLGF
- a CDS encoding siderophore-interacting protein is translated as MSTRATTYDAQVLRREQLTDHLVRLVLGGPGLVDFRSTGVPDEWVGLVVPGQFQSRYYTVRSFSGGELVLDVVVHDVGLVTEWTQLPDVVGQTVVVTEPKGSFTLPAGARWLMLVGDLTAMPAMARIREDVDLPTRVWAEVPDRMPGYLPDDTDVTWSAQPGDGQSSLAEVVGDLVWPEGEGYFWMAGESSQMRAIRKHLMRERRLPSTAYDVMGYWRGGAERQPRAVDPGPIWRAGKAAGKSDEEIWADYDAARDDT
- a CDS encoding SAM-dependent methyltransferase, giving the protein MTSTITIGDAVASLMREGMPVRFEAYDGSSAGPTDADITLRLLDQRGLAYLLTAPGDLGMARAYVSGDLRLDGVHPGDPYEAMTLLQNNLRFRAPSVGEAVSLLRGLGLANLKPPPPPPQEHLPRWRRVVEGVRHSLTRDAGVISHHYDVSNAFYRHVLGPSMAYTCAVYPEPDATLEQAQTEKFDLVCRKLGLEPGMRLLDLGCGWGGMVRHAAQHYGVRALGVTLSREQAAYARDAVAADGLTDLVEVRHSDYREVSETGFDAVSSIGLTEHVGVKNYPSYFGFVRDHLRDGGRLLNHCINRPDNVPRETGAFIDRYVFPDGELTGSGTIISRAQDAGLEVVHEENLRRHYALTLRDWCANLVEHWDACVEEVGEATARVWGLYMAGSRLGFERNEIQLHQVLAVRTGADGDDGFPLRPSW
- a CDS encoding FAD-binding oxidoreductase, which translates into the protein MASSTRSAHAGAVERLRASYAAIPAGSPVRLAKTTSNLFRPRTARTGPGLDVSGLTGVLEVDPVARTAQVQGMCTYEDLVEATLVHDLVPLVVPQLRTITLGGAVTGLGIESTSFRHGLPHESVLEMDVLTGAGDVVTTRPGDPLFDAFPNSYGSLGYATRLRIELERAPGRVALRHVRLDDPARLVEAIARITAEGEWEGTRVDGLDGVAFAPGEHYLTLATWVEPTDAPTSDYTGQQVYYRSIRERSEDLLTMADYLWRWDTDWFWCSAAFGAQHPLVRRVWPRRWRRSDVFRRLVGLDARLGLVDRLDRRAGRPQRERVIQDVEVPLARLPEFLAWFDEHVGMRPVWLCPLVARRDWPTYPLAPGETYVNIGFWGTVHVGPDASDGPTNRAIEQQVHALGGHKSLYSEAFYDRDTFDRLYDGAQLAAVKAAHDPDDRLTSLYDKAVRRQ